Proteins found in one Pseudomonas sp. P8_241 genomic segment:
- a CDS encoding type II toxin-antitoxin system prevent-host-death family antitoxin, protein MTERVQVDMREAKSQLTQLAERAWHGDEVVILKDGKPYVDLLPHVDTTRLRKPGRLKGKIRMTTDFDKTSEDIVEEFECICEGTEHYSF, encoded by the coding sequence GTGACTGAACGGGTTCAAGTAGACATGCGCGAAGCCAAATCCCAGCTTACTCAACTTGCTGAGCGGGCATGGCATGGCGACGAGGTTGTGATCTTAAAAGACGGCAAGCCTTACGTGGACCTGCTCCCTCACGTCGATACCACTCGGCTGCGCAAACCGGGGCGGTTGAAAGGGAAAATTCGGATGACGACGGATTTTGACAAAACTTCCGAGGATATCGTTGAGGAATTTGAGTGCATTTGTGAAGGGACAGAACACTATAGTTTCTAA
- a CDS encoding Bro-N domain-containing protein, with protein sequence MAESLKPNLFTRHNVHMHAVLVENQAWFCAHDLGRLMGKHLDERMTRKLDADQRQMMLVEVYGTDKERLMVSESGAYALLIYHYCPENRLLREWLTHQVVPALRDAQPSRMVERPTLSVLDWPKMSLCMLHWQDEPWIRLRDMPCVLADDPFNRRESWWRKASRVMRGY encoded by the coding sequence ATGGCTGAATCACTCAAACCTAACCTTTTCACCCGTCACAACGTCCATATGCATGCCGTTCTTGTAGAGAACCAGGCTTGGTTCTGCGCGCATGATCTAGGACGACTGATGGGTAAGCACCTTGATGAACGCATGACGCGCAAGCTGGATGCAGACCAGAGGCAGATGATGCTCGTCGAGGTCTATGGCACCGACAAAGAGCGTTTGATGGTGAGCGAGTCAGGTGCGTATGCGTTGTTGATTTATCACTATTGCCCTGAGAATCGATTGCTGCGGGAGTGGCTGACTCATCAGGTGGTGCCTGCGCTGCGTGATGCGCAGCCGTCGCGTATGGTGGAGCGTCCGACGTTGAGTGTGCTCGATTGGCCGAAGATGTCGCTCTGTATGTTGCATTGGCAGGATGAGCCGTGGATTCGATTGCGGGATATGCCGTGCGTGCTGGCAGATGATCCTTTCAATCGACGTGAATCCTGGTGGCGGAAGGCATCACGGGTAATGCGTGGATACTGA
- the dcm gene encoding DNA (cytosine-5-)-methyltransferase, with the protein MNLFETPSFESLSETTSASHDLDSHPVTDLALLHKLLEIYDQGQLAETLNDVSPSHWCRETINRWIKGKASPKLSHIEFTRLKDLLPKRLNHKPSFTFIDLFAGIGGIRKGFEAIGGECLFTSEWNKYAVKTYKANHFCDPARHRFNLDIRSVTLSDQPEISDEEAYKNIDREIPDHDVLLAGFPCQPFSLAGVSKKNSLGRKHGFECETQGTLFFDVARIIAAKRPAAFLLENVKNLKSHDKGNTFRIICEALDELGYEVADVNAPKGSDPKVIDARHFVPQHRERIVLVGFRRDLNVHQGFTLRDISKHIPKQRPSFGDLLDKDVDEKYILTPKLWDYLYRYAAKHREKGNGFGFGLTGPNDVARTLSARYHKDGSEILVDRGFVETLDFNSELNQLNRPRRLTPHECSRLMGFDKPGESEFVIPVSDTQAYRQFGNSVAVPVFEAVARLMKDRILAAKEKTADKEQPQLEFALPE; encoded by the coding sequence ATGAATCTTTTTGAAACACCATCTTTTGAATCCTTGAGCGAAACGACCTCGGCTTCCCATGACCTTGACTCTCATCCTGTGACTGACCTTGCGCTGCTGCACAAGCTGTTGGAGATCTACGATCAGGGGCAGTTGGCCGAAACTCTCAATGATGTAAGCCCGAGCCACTGGTGCCGTGAAACTATTAATCGTTGGATAAAAGGAAAGGCCTCGCCGAAGCTGTCCCATATCGAGTTCACTCGTTTGAAAGATTTGTTGCCCAAGCGCTTGAACCATAAACCTTCCTTCACCTTTATCGATCTCTTCGCGGGTATCGGCGGTATCAGAAAAGGGTTTGAAGCCATCGGCGGTGAATGCCTATTCACGTCCGAATGGAATAAGTACGCGGTCAAAACCTACAAGGCGAACCACTTCTGTGATCCGGCTCGTCACCGCTTCAATCTTGATATCCGTTCGGTAACGCTTTCAGACCAGCCTGAAATCAGTGACGAGGAAGCCTACAAGAACATTGATCGAGAAATTCCTGATCACGATGTCCTGTTGGCGGGTTTCCCATGCCAACCGTTCTCGCTTGCAGGTGTTTCCAAGAAGAACTCATTAGGGCGAAAACACGGTTTCGAATGCGAGACCCAAGGAACTCTGTTTTTCGATGTAGCGCGGATTATTGCCGCGAAACGGCCGGCCGCATTCTTGCTTGAGAACGTGAAAAACCTGAAAAGCCATGACAAGGGCAACACGTTCCGAATCATTTGCGAAGCGCTGGACGAGCTGGGTTATGAGGTGGCAGATGTAAACGCGCCGAAGGGCTCTGATCCCAAGGTCATCGATGCCAGGCACTTTGTTCCACAACACCGCGAGCGAATCGTGTTGGTCGGTTTTCGTCGTGACTTGAACGTCCACCAAGGATTCACACTGCGTGACATCAGCAAGCACATACCGAAGCAGCGACCTAGTTTTGGTGATCTGCTTGATAAGGATGTGGATGAAAAATACATCCTCACGCCAAAGCTTTGGGATTATCTCTATCGCTACGCTGCTAAGCATCGCGAGAAGGGCAACGGCTTTGGCTTTGGTTTGACCGGGCCAAACGATGTGGCTCGCACCCTCTCGGCGAGATATCACAAAGACGGTTCGGAAATCTTGGTTGACCGTGGGTTCGTGGAAACTTTGGACTTCAACAGTGAGTTGAATCAGCTTAATCGTCCACGCCGGCTCACTCCTCATGAGTGTTCGCGTCTGATGGGCTTCGACAAGCCGGGGGAAAGCGAATTTGTGATTCCTGTGTCCGATACCCAAGCGTATCGTCAGTTCGGAAACTCGGTTGCCGTCCCTGTTTTTGAGGCTGTGGCTCGGCTGATGAAGGACCGAATTTTAGCTGCGAAAGAAAAAACTGCTGATAAGGAGCAACCTCAATTGGAGTTTGCTCTTCCTGAGTGA